The Antarcticibacterium sp. 1MA-6-2 genome has a window encoding:
- a CDS encoding SMP-30/gluconolactonase/LRE family protein, translated as MKTIFLKVFLICFLFTSHSFFAQTNAKLLFKAGGFSHPESVIYDGQNNVMYVSNMADDKDGDGFISKITSEGEIIELKWITGLKDPKGLLIHNDKLYVTNNTEVVEIDIDQGQISRKIPVEGAVSLNDITADENGAIYFSDMGQNTIYKIPGKMKDQPLGSSGKEVEIEEYLKTPKLNTPNGLLVHENHLYVGSWGENHDGNLLRINLETKEVGNVTNEGIGNLDGIQEARENSFYVSDWGTGTIYKIDKEGNFSEAIQSEKSSGDILFLQEKNQLILPMNFQNEIWGYQINL; from the coding sequence ATGAAGACTATTTTTTTAAAGGTGTTTTTAATCTGTTTTCTTTTTACTAGTCATTCGTTTTTTGCTCAGACTAATGCTAAACTACTTTTTAAAGCAGGAGGTTTCAGTCACCCTGAGTCGGTGATTTATGACGGGCAAAATAATGTAATGTACGTCTCAAATATGGCAGATGATAAAGACGGTGACGGTTTTATATCCAAAATTACTTCGGAAGGCGAAATTATAGAATTGAAGTGGATAACCGGGTTAAAAGATCCAAAAGGTCTCTTGATCCACAATGACAAACTATACGTTACCAACAATACCGAAGTAGTAGAAATAGATATAGATCAGGGACAAATCTCCAGAAAGATTCCTGTCGAGGGAGCTGTTTCTCTCAATGATATAACCGCAGATGAAAATGGCGCGATCTATTTCTCAGATATGGGCCAGAATACTATTTATAAAATACCCGGCAAAATGAAAGACCAACCGCTGGGGAGTAGTGGAAAAGAGGTTGAAATTGAGGAATACCTGAAAACTCCTAAACTAAATACTCCAAATGGTTTACTGGTTCACGAGAACCATTTATATGTAGGTTCCTGGGGAGAAAATCATGATGGAAACCTTCTAAGAATAAACCTTGAAACTAAAGAAGTGGGAAATGTCACTAATGAAGGAATTGGAAACCTGGATGGAATACAGGAAGCCCGAGAAAATTCTTTTTATGTTTCAGACTGGGGGACAGGAACAATTTATAAGATTGATAAGGAGGGAAATTTTAGTGAGGCCATTCAATCTGAAAAAAGTTCAGGAGATATTTTATTTCTACAGGAAAAGAACCAGTTGATCTTACCCATGAACTTTCAGAATGAAATCTGGGGGTATCAGATTAATTTATAA
- the ppk1 gene encoding polyphosphate kinase 1 — translation MISPTQIRLKHRDLNWLSFNERVLQEAEDKLNPLYERIKFLAIFSSNLDEYFRVRVSQLRQIKRVEKSIRKKLALRPNKVTKQILEEVKLQQEKFGKIYHDEIIPELAENGIFLKDSENFSITQQKFVDEFFQKNIKENLKVRILDFEESKDLFLVNNLLYFAVTFSNDEKMGFVTIPADDCGRFIEIDNSTITFLDDIVRSEIPQLFPKEEVTGIYEIKLSRDAELYIEDEFKGVLAEQIYDSLAQRTDGQPTRLLYDAAMPDEVQKKLRKLLKLGKIDMMPGGRYHNFSDFFGFPDPTNNPALHRRELPPVKHKVLHEASDYFEVIAKKDQSVHFPYMSFDYVEEFLDQAANDPLVEKINISLYRVADESNLTSSLLTALENGKKVTVFVEAKARFDEENNIIWGRKFEEKGAHVIYSYPKIKVHSKILLVTRKEKGESKNYAYIGTGNFNSQTSRVYCDHAIFTADKYVTKELSRIFKVLKGDLIVPREKRLFISPFSTRRNFTAMIMLEIENALAGKKAVITAKMNSLEDPEMIEWLYKASNAGVKIRLLVRGFTCLIPGVKGMSENIFITSIVDQFLEHGRIYVFENGGDEKVFFGSADWMTRNLDRRIEVIAPIFDEEIAQEFKDILNIQLNDNVKARIQDEAETNEYVQRPKGEKAIRSQVEIYNYLTEKHSNENN, via the coding sequence ATGATATCACCTACCCAAATTCGTTTAAAACATCGTGATCTTAATTGGTTAAGTTTTAATGAAAGGGTGTTGCAGGAGGCCGAAGATAAATTAAATCCTCTCTACGAACGGATTAAATTTCTGGCTATTTTTTCTTCTAATCTCGATGAGTATTTCCGGGTACGGGTATCCCAACTTCGGCAAATTAAGAGGGTTGAAAAGAGCATCAGGAAAAAACTTGCACTTCGACCAAACAAGGTGACAAAGCAAATCCTTGAAGAAGTGAAACTTCAGCAGGAAAAATTCGGTAAAATTTATCACGACGAGATTATTCCGGAGCTTGCAGAGAATGGTATTTTTTTAAAAGATTCTGAAAATTTCAGCATAACGCAGCAGAAGTTCGTTGATGAATTTTTTCAGAAGAACATCAAAGAGAATTTAAAAGTGCGCATCCTGGATTTTGAAGAATCCAAAGATCTGTTTTTAGTGAACAACCTCCTGTATTTTGCAGTTACTTTTTCTAATGATGAAAAAATGGGATTTGTTACCATTCCGGCAGATGACTGCGGAAGGTTTATTGAAATTGACAACAGTACTATTACCTTTCTAGATGACATTGTAAGAAGTGAAATTCCTCAACTTTTTCCAAAAGAAGAAGTTACCGGGATCTATGAAATAAAACTTTCCCGGGATGCTGAATTATATATAGAAGATGAATTTAAAGGAGTGCTGGCTGAGCAAATTTATGATTCCCTGGCTCAACGTACAGATGGACAACCTACCCGGCTTTTATACGATGCAGCCATGCCCGATGAGGTTCAAAAAAAACTTAGAAAGCTGTTGAAATTGGGAAAAATAGATATGATGCCTGGCGGCAGGTACCATAACTTCAGTGATTTTTTTGGTTTTCCTGATCCTACTAATAATCCCGCTCTTCATCGCCGGGAATTACCCCCGGTTAAACATAAAGTTCTTCACGAAGCCAGTGATTATTTTGAAGTAATTGCAAAAAAAGATCAATCTGTTCATTTTCCCTATATGTCTTTTGATTATGTGGAGGAATTTCTTGACCAGGCTGCCAATGATCCGCTGGTTGAAAAAATAAATATTTCACTCTACCGTGTTGCAGATGAATCAAACCTTACCTCCAGCCTCCTTACTGCTTTAGAGAACGGTAAAAAAGTAACAGTTTTTGTAGAGGCCAAGGCCCGCTTTGATGAAGAAAATAATATTATTTGGGGTAGGAAATTTGAAGAGAAAGGCGCTCATGTAATTTATAGTTATCCAAAGATTAAGGTACACTCCAAAATTTTACTGGTCACACGAAAGGAAAAGGGCGAATCTAAAAACTACGCTTATATAGGTACAGGTAATTTTAATAGTCAAACCTCCAGGGTCTATTGTGACCACGCAATTTTCACGGCAGATAAATATGTGACGAAAGAGCTGTCAAGAATTTTTAAAGTTCTTAAAGGTGATCTAATAGTCCCTCGTGAAAAACGTCTTTTTATTTCCCCTTTTTCAACCCGAAGAAATTTTACAGCTATGATAATGCTGGAAATTGAAAATGCCTTAGCCGGAAAAAAAGCTGTAATTACCGCAAAGATGAATAGCCTGGAAGATCCCGAAATGATCGAATGGCTTTACAAAGCAAGTAACGCAGGAGTGAAAATTAGGTTACTTGTGAGGGGGTTCACCTGCCTTATTCCAGGGGTAAAAGGAATGAGTGAAAATATTTTTATAACCAGCATTGTAGATCAGTTCCTTGAACACGGAAGGATCTATGTATTCGAAAACGGCGGAGATGAAAAAGTCTTCTTTGGAAGTGCAGACTGGATGACACGAAATCTTGACCGAAGAATTGAAGTAATAGCACCTATTTTTGATGAGGAAATTGCACAGGAATTTAAAGATATTCTAAACATTCAGCTTAATGACAACGTCAAAGCAAGGATACAGGATGAAGCTGAAACAAATGAATATGTTCAAAGGCCAAAAGGTGAGAAAGCAATTAGGTCCCAGGTGGAAATTTATAATTACCTGACAGAAAAACACAGTAATGAAAACAATTAG
- a CDS encoding translation initiation factor has product MAKKKMGLEDLGGMVFSTNSDFVPDGEQEQEQETPSPHAQNLEAHFSSKGRGGKTVTVIKGFEGREEDLISLGKDLKKKCGVGGSVKDGEIIIQGDVREKVMQLLKEQGYRVKRVGG; this is encoded by the coding sequence ATGGCAAAAAAGAAAATGGGACTGGAAGATTTGGGAGGAATGGTCTTCTCAACTAATAGTGATTTTGTTCCGGACGGTGAGCAGGAGCAGGAGCAGGAAACTCCCTCTCCCCATGCTCAAAACCTTGAAGCTCATTTTAGTTCTAAGGGAAGAGGAGGAAAAACTGTTACTGTAATAAAAGGTTTTGAAGGCAGGGAAGAAGATCTTATTAGCCTGGGGAAAGATCTCAAGAAGAAATGTGGAGTTGGAGGTTCAGTTAAAGATGGAGAGATCATTATCCAGGGGGATGTAAGAGAAAAGGTAATGCAGTTACTAAAAGAGCAGGGTTACAGAGTAAAAAGGGTTGGAGGATAG
- a CDS encoding DUF1328 family protein: MVRLIVIFLIIAIIAAIFGFGGIAEGAADIAKIIFYIFVVLLVISLISRLFRR, from the coding sequence ATGGTACGACTAATTGTTATTTTCTTAATCATTGCTATTATTGCCGCCATTTTTGGGTTTGGTGGTATAGCTGAGGGAGCAGCAGATATTGCTAAAATTATTTTTTACATTTTTGTGGTATTGCTGGTAATCTCTTTGATAAGCAGGTTATTTAGACGATAA
- a CDS encoding 4'-phosphopantetheinyl transferase superfamily protein: MIGNDIVDLNAAIKESNWRRKGFLQKLFTLKEQEKILSSPKPHLAVWLLWSMKEAAYKAHQRRYSLERSYRPKSFSCTILFSEENSAKGKVQCGEDIYLTQSSFSNKYIHTMASVSEEREVIRNIMSSSENLRSTFISHFAEIKNYCENQIVLKKDGRSIPVLSYRGHSLNCSFSFSHHGQFSAYALSLTNY; this comes from the coding sequence GTGATTGGTAATGATATTGTAGATCTCAACGCCGCCATTAAGGAAAGTAACTGGAGACGTAAGGGATTTCTTCAAAAATTATTTACTTTAAAAGAGCAGGAAAAGATTTTATCATCTCCCAAACCCCACCTGGCTGTTTGGCTTCTATGGTCTATGAAAGAAGCTGCGTATAAAGCTCACCAACGCAGGTATAGTTTAGAACGCAGCTATCGTCCAAAAAGCTTTTCCTGTACTATTCTTTTTTCTGAAGAAAATTCTGCTAAAGGAAAAGTACAGTGTGGGGAAGATATTTATTTAACCCAAAGTTCCTTTAGCAATAAATACATTCATACTATGGCATCAGTTTCAGAAGAAAGGGAAGTCATTAGAAATATCATGTCTTCTTCAGAAAATTTAAGATCCACTTTTATCTCACATTTCGCTGAGATAAAAAATTACTGCGAAAATCAAATTGTTCTTAAAAAAGACGGTCGTTCTATTCCGGTACTCAGCTATAGAGGCCATTCTTTGAACTGCTCTTTTTCTTTCTCTCACCACGGTCAATTTTCTGCTTACGCACTGTCGTTAACGAACTATTAA
- a CDS encoding substrate-binding domain-containing protein gives MKTIRVGGVPEHFNLPWHLCREEGDFEYEKLNVEWRDFPDGTGAMNKALRNGEIDVAVILTEGIIKDISAGNPSRIIQEYIASPLIWGIHVAADSRYQDISQLQGTKAAISRNGSGSQLMAYVNAENESWDIDELQFEIVGDIKGAVAALQEDRAQYFMWERFTTKPLVDNGTFRRVAHCPTPWSCFVVAATENFIKNNELELEKMLGVLNAKSVSLKETENIENIFAARYDQKLEDIREWLNLTTWSQQQISEEEVQKVQDTLYGLKLIDEKLLNFKYYF, from the coding sequence ATGAAAACAATTAGAGTTGGTGGAGTTCCGGAACATTTTAACCTCCCCTGGCACCTTTGCAGGGAAGAAGGAGATTTTGAATACGAGAAACTGAATGTAGAGTGGCGTGATTTTCCCGACGGTACAGGGGCAATGAATAAAGCCCTGAGAAACGGAGAAATTGATGTGGCGGTAATACTTACTGAAGGGATCATAAAAGATATTTCTGCAGGAAATCCTTCCCGTATAATCCAGGAATACATAGCTTCTCCCCTGATTTGGGGAATACACGTTGCTGCGGATTCTCGTTATCAGGATATTTCTCAACTTCAGGGAACTAAAGCGGCAATCAGTCGAAACGGTTCAGGATCACAGCTAATGGCTTATGTTAATGCTGAAAATGAGTCTTGGGACATAGATGAGCTCCAATTTGAAATTGTTGGAGACATAAAAGGTGCTGTCGCTGCACTACAGGAGGACAGGGCTCAGTATTTTATGTGGGAACGATTTACAACAAAACCTTTAGTGGATAATGGTACTTTTAGAAGGGTGGCGCACTGCCCCACTCCCTGGTCTTGTTTTGTGGTTGCGGCAACAGAGAATTTTATAAAGAATAATGAGCTGGAGCTGGAGAAAATGCTGGGCGTTCTAAATGCTAAATCTGTTAGTCTAAAGGAGACAGAGAACATTGAAAACATCTTTGCAGCAAGATATGACCAGAAGCTCGAGGATATTAGGGAATGGCTTAATCTCACTACCTGGAGTCAACAGCAAATAAGCGAAGAAGAAGTTCAAAAAGTTCAGGATACGCTTTATGGGTTGAAATTAATTGACGAAAAACTGCTTAACTTTAAATATTATTTCTAA
- a CDS encoding NAD(P)/FAD-dependent oxidoreductase, which translates to MKKPRIAIVGGGLAGLTAAIHLASAGYLPVVFEKNTFPHHKVCGEYLSLEIFPYLNSLEIDLNSLNPVLIDTLNYSTPSGKLIKTALPLGGVGLSRYALDQFFSIMAKERGVSIIHETVTDISFESNEHIITTESDRFAADIVLGAYGKRSLIDKKLNRKFIEKKTDWLAVKAHYELVDYPEEVVSLHNFKGGYCGLSKTETGAINVCYLATYKSFKNYKNPQVYQEEVLRKNIHLKSFFSQAKPLFEKDITIAQISFDNKSHIEDHILMLGDAAALIHPLCGNGMAMAIHSGKLAAELIVEHLKKEQYNRLKLEKIYLREWKKIFSGRIRTGRVLQKILLNSGLAEASQTAIKLFPGVLPQIIKRTHGTTVI; encoded by the coding sequence GTGAAAAAGCCCAGAATTGCCATAGTAGGTGGAGGATTAGCAGGGTTGACTGCTGCAATTCATCTGGCATCTGCAGGATATCTACCTGTGGTTTTTGAAAAGAATACTTTTCCTCATCACAAGGTTTGTGGGGAATATTTATCCCTCGAGATTTTCCCATATTTAAACTCGCTGGAGATTGATCTCAATTCCTTAAATCCGGTTTTAATTGATACATTGAATTACAGCACCCCGTCAGGAAAATTAATTAAAACAGCACTACCGCTGGGCGGCGTGGGATTGAGTCGTTATGCTTTGGATCAATTTTTCTCTATAATGGCAAAAGAACGTGGAGTGTCTATTATTCACGAAACAGTGACCGATATTTCATTTGAAAGCAATGAACATATTATAACTACAGAAAGTGATAGGTTCGCTGCAGATATCGTCCTGGGTGCTTACGGAAAACGTTCATTGATAGACAAAAAGCTTAACCGAAAATTTATAGAAAAAAAGACTGACTGGCTGGCAGTGAAAGCACATTATGAACTGGTAGACTATCCTGAGGAAGTTGTTTCACTTCATAATTTCAAAGGAGGTTACTGTGGGTTATCCAAAACAGAGACCGGAGCTATAAACGTATGCTATCTTGCCACGTATAAGAGCTTTAAAAATTATAAAAATCCACAGGTATATCAGGAAGAAGTTTTAAGAAAAAACATTCATCTTAAAAGTTTTTTTAGCCAGGCCAAACCTTTATTTGAAAAAGATATTACTATTGCACAGATCTCCTTTGATAATAAGTCTCATATTGAAGATCATATTTTAATGTTAGGAGATGCCGCGGCTCTTATACATCCACTTTGCGGTAATGGCATGGCAATGGCAATTCACAGTGGAAAACTTGCTGCGGAATTAATTGTGGAACATCTTAAAAAAGAGCAATATAATCGGTTAAAACTTGAAAAGATCTATTTACGCGAATGGAAGAAGATTTTTTCAGGCCGGATTAGAACGGGAAGAGTTTTACAGAAAATTCTTTTAAATTCAGGATTGGCAGAAGCTTCTCAAACTGCAATTAAATTGTTCCCGGGAGTACTACCACAAATAATCAAAAGAACACACGGAACTACAGTAATATGA
- a CDS encoding uracil-DNA glycosylase — translation MNVEIHPGWKNELKDEFEKPYFKELISFVKQEYDQNTCYPKGRHIFEAFNRATFDNVKVVILGQDPYHGPHQAHGLCFSVYEDAKIPPSLRNIYKEIEDDLGKPAPQTGNLEHWANQGVLMLNAVLTVRAHEAGSHKKKGWEKFTDRVIEIISAEKENVVFLLWGGPAKKKGAKIDSSKHFILESGHPSPLSAIRGHWFGNKHFSKTNDYLIQHGKRPIEW, via the coding sequence ATGAACGTAGAAATACATCCCGGTTGGAAGAACGAGTTAAAGGATGAATTTGAAAAGCCATATTTTAAGGAACTCATATCATTTGTAAAACAGGAATACGATCAAAATACCTGTTATCCTAAAGGCAGACACATATTTGAAGCTTTTAATAGAGCTACATTTGATAATGTAAAGGTGGTAATATTAGGGCAGGATCCTTATCACGGACCGCACCAGGCCCATGGTCTTTGTTTTTCGGTTTATGAAGATGCAAAAATCCCACCTTCCCTTCGAAACATTTACAAGGAAATTGAAGATGATCTTGGAAAGCCTGCTCCTCAAACAGGAAATTTAGAACATTGGGCAAATCAAGGGGTACTAATGTTAAATGCCGTTCTAACGGTGAGGGCTCATGAAGCAGGTTCTCATAAAAAAAAGGGATGGGAAAAATTTACCGACAGGGTTATAGAAATAATTTCTGCTGAAAAAGAAAATGTGGTTTTCTTACTCTGGGGAGGCCCTGCAAAGAAGAAAGGAGCCAAAATTGACTCCTCTAAACATTTTATTTTGGAAAGTGGACATCCTTCTCCACTTAGTGCCATTCGTGGTCACTGGTTTGGAAATAAACATTTTAGTAAAACGAATGATTATCTCATTCAACATGGGAAAAGACCTATTGAATGGTAA
- a CDS encoding acyl carrier protein translates to MSNTDILEKLKKIVTPYAQQKSALEGFNDKTDFINDLQVNSANLVDVVLDVEDEFNIEIDNESMDGMLTAGDAREIIQRKMAEK, encoded by the coding sequence ATGAGCAATACCGATATACTCGAAAAATTAAAAAAAATAGTCACTCCCTATGCGCAGCAAAAAAGTGCTCTTGAGGGGTTTAATGATAAAACAGATTTTATTAACGACCTGCAGGTAAATTCAGCAAATTTGGTGGATGTAGTTCTCGATGTGGAAGATGAATTTAATATTGAAATTGATAATGAATCAATGGACGGGATGTTAACTGCAGGTGATGCGAGGGAAATTATACAAAGAAAAATGGCAGAAAAGTGA
- a CDS encoding methyltransferase domain-containing protein, with protein sequence MRLTGIDANPHAIAIAERTSEYYPEIKYKTINIFSDNFKQETFDIVTCTLTLHHFKNDQIEEILQDFYQKSKIGVVINDLHRSRQAYHLFRAFCKVFIDNKIARDDGLTSILRGFKKKDLKKFAAGIQAKKQEIRWKWAYRYQWIIEK encoded by the coding sequence ATGAGACTCACCGGCATTGATGCCAATCCTCACGCAATTGCAATAGCCGAAAGAACATCAGAATATTATCCTGAAATTAAGTATAAGACGATTAATATTTTTAGCGATAACTTTAAGCAGGAAACTTTTGATATTGTTACCTGCACCCTAACGCTTCACCATTTTAAAAATGATCAAATTGAAGAAATTCTTCAGGATTTTTATCAAAAATCAAAAATAGGGGTTGTTATAAATGATCTTCATAGAAGCAGGCAGGCCTATCATCTATTTAGGGCTTTTTGTAAAGTATTTATAGATAATAAAATTGCGCGGGACGATGGATTGACCTCAATCCTCAGAGGTTTTAAAAAGAAAGATTTAAAAAAATTTGCCGCAGGAATACAGGCGAAAAAACAGGAGATCCGTTGGAAATGGGCTTACCGTTATCAATGGATCATTGAAAAATAA
- a CDS encoding enoyl-ACP reductase, producing MVTEFRDKNYWALILGGSSGLGLATARKLARHGMNVIIIHRDRKAELPDIEEAFEEIRNADVRLESFNVDAIQKEKRNGLISEIKKILNEKGKIRTMVHSIAKGNLKPMTGEGPILENTDFQLTLDAMALSLYDWTQEIFHANLFAKDARVISFTSEGNQKAWANYAAVSVAKVALESITRSMALEFAPHGIRANCIQAGVTVTRSFQLIPGSDTLREHALKRNPFKRLTIPNDVANVVYLLSKDEACWITGAIIPVNGGEHLK from the coding sequence ATGGTAACAGAATTTAGAGACAAAAATTACTGGGCACTTATTCTGGGAGGAAGTAGTGGGCTGGGCCTTGCCACTGCTCGAAAACTGGCCAGGCACGGAATGAATGTCATCATTATCCACCGGGACAGAAAAGCTGAACTTCCCGATATTGAAGAAGCCTTTGAAGAAATAAGAAACGCAGATGTACGCCTTGAAAGCTTTAATGTTGACGCTATTCAAAAGGAAAAACGCAATGGTCTTATTTCCGAAATTAAAAAGATTTTAAACGAAAAAGGAAAAATCAGGACGATGGTCCATAGTATAGCAAAAGGAAATCTAAAGCCTATGACAGGAGAGGGGCCAATCTTAGAAAATACCGATTTTCAGTTAACCCTCGATGCTATGGCTTTAAGTCTATACGATTGGACCCAGGAAATTTTCCACGCTAATTTATTTGCCAAAGATGCAAGGGTAATTTCTTTTACGAGTGAAGGAAATCAAAAAGCCTGGGCTAATTATGCTGCAGTGTCTGTCGCAAAAGTTGCTTTAGAATCAATAACGCGCAGCATGGCTCTTGAGTTTGCTCCACATGGGATCAGGGCAAATTGTATTCAGGCCGGAGTAACTGTCACCAGATCCTTTCAGCTAATTCCCGGCAGTGACACCCTAAGAGAGCACGCTTTAAAGAGGAATCCCTTCAAAAGGCTTACAATACCTAATGATGTAGCTAATGTGGTTTACCTGCTTTCAAAAGACGAAGCCTGCTGGATAACAGGAGCCATTATTCCCGTTAACGGTGGTGAACACTTAAAGTAG
- a CDS encoding lipocalin family protein has translation MKKCLFILMATLLVVSCGPSKTAIEARKTFKGDWVLNNITYPNNTGDFNVTLFNEASAKCFQGSMWSFVSNNNTGTYTLQGPNCTSAGEKYFNWSIDEENTAREGGYDFLLKPTDENNRSTTGNQGFRINLVELNETSMTWEQTVTLEGSPFVIRMNFTKL, from the coding sequence ATGAAAAAATGTTTATTTATACTAATGGCCACACTTCTGGTAGTTTCCTGTGGGCCAAGTAAAACGGCAATAGAAGCCAGAAAAACTTTTAAAGGAGACTGGGTTTTAAATAATATTACCTACCCAAATAATACAGGTGATTTTAATGTAACTTTATTTAACGAAGCATCTGCAAAGTGCTTCCAGGGCAGCATGTGGAGCTTTGTATCAAACAACAATACAGGAACCTATACTTTACAGGGACCAAATTGTACCTCAGCCGGGGAGAAATATTTCAATTGGTCTATAGATGAAGAAAACACTGCAAGAGAAGGCGGTTATGATTTTTTATTAAAACCTACAGATGAAAATAATCGTTCAACAACAGGTAATCAAGGTTTTAGAATAAACCTTGTAGAATTAAACGAAACCTCAATGACCTGGGAACAAACAGTGACTCTGGAAGGATCACCATTTGTTATCCGTATGAATTTTACTAAACTTTAA